The following are encoded in a window of Myxocyprinus asiaticus isolate MX2 ecotype Aquarium Trade chromosome 17, UBuf_Myxa_2, whole genome shotgun sequence genomic DNA:
- the LOC127455044 gene encoding mRNA decay activator protein ZFP36L1-like, whose product MLDWKMTTAVVSPFFDFSEVINNKNIMLNYNNNILSTPHPASVPCTGVNLTISNPAGSLLDRKAVGTPSTGGVYQRRHSVTSASTKLNQNQFLNIAKVDPSLLNSGTGSSNKENRLRDRSFSETGDRLLQKCSGPGGPNSQVNSSRYKTELCRPFEENGVCKYGDKCQFAHGIHELRSLSRHPKYKTELCRTFHTIGFCPYGPRCHFIHNAEERRGPPPTPSPLSASNKMERPRLQHSYSFAGFPSSGGLRDSPTSITPPPMFSPDELPEWPSSNPFTYSSQELANLFSPSLGSAPLSCSDPSTQAPSSPTSTPYYFRAMSESPQLFESPSSQPDSLSDQEGYQSSCGGSLSGSESPILDTTRRLPIFSRLSISDD is encoded by the exons ATGCTCGATTGGAAGATGACCACGGCCGTGGTGTCGCCTTTCTTCGACTTTAGCGAAGTGATCAACAACAAG AATATAATGCTGAACTACAATAACAACATCCTCAGTACTCCGCACCCTGCCTCTGTCCCTTGCACAGGGGTCAATCTGACCATCTCCAACCCCGCCGGGAGCCTGCTGGACAGGAAGGCTGTGGGGACACCCTCCACTGGTGGGGTTTACCAGCGCCGGCACTCGGTCACTTCGGCTAGTACCAAACTCAACCAAAACCAGTTCTTGAACATTGCAAAGGTAGATCCATCCCTGCTCAACTCGGGGACAGGCAGCAGCAACAAAGAGAACCGGCTTCGAGACCGTTCTTTCTCAGAAACGGGGGATCGCCTGCTACAGAAGTGTTCAGGCCCTGGAGGCCCCAACAGTCAGGTCAACTCCAGCCGCTACAAGACAGAGTTATGCAGACCTTTTGAGGAGAATGGCGTCTGCAAGTACGGTGATAAGTGCCAGTTTGCCCATGGCATTCACGAGTTGCGAAGCCTAAGCCGCCATCCCAAGTACAAGACGGAGCTCTGCCGCACATTCCACACCATCGGCTTCTGCCCCTACGGCCCACGTTGCCACTTCATCCACAATGCGGAAGAGCGCCGTGGACCTCCACCTACTCCGTCCCCCCTTTCGGCCTCCAATAAGATGGAGCGGCCGCGCCTGCAGCACAGCTACAGTTTTGCGGGGTTCCCCAGCTCAGGAGGCCTGCGGGACAGCCCCACCTCCATCACCCCTCCACCTATGTTTTCCCCTGACGAGCTACCAGAGTGGCCTAGCAGCAACCCCTTCACGTATTCCAGCCAGGAGCTGGCCAACCTCTTCAGTCCCAGCCTGGGCAGTGCACCTTTGTCTTGCTCCGACCCCTCCACCCAGGCACCATCCTCTCCAACCTCAACCCCTTACTACTTCAGGGCTATGTCAGAGTCTCCCCAGCTCTTTGAGTCTCCATCCAGCCAGCCTGATTCTTTGTCTGACCAGGAGGGCTACCAGAGCAGCTGTGGCGGAAGTCTGAGTGGCTCAGAATCGCCCATCCTCGACACCACCCGGCGGTTGCCCATCTTCAGCAGGCTTTCCATCTCTGATGACTAA